A single region of the Gasterosteus aculeatus chromosome 1, fGasAcu3.hap1.1, whole genome shotgun sequence genome encodes:
- the il15l gene encoding interleukin 15, like isoform X1 has product MLGGRSALASVFLCFVCLLGPTPPAAGICTTDLPRQVKYMIKIAPRLNHLGCRLYTQTATDFQQNCIVSTLKCFSAEMDVLINEWKLANVKIPQKKTLVSGLKRLADRFSLAKNTTTSECRQCERLQQKDAEEFLRELEGTLEKINSAPCPPEDST; this is encoded by the exons ATGCTGGGAGGGAGGTCCGCTCTGGcgagtgtgtttctgtgttttgtgtgtctccttggCCCGACGCCACCGGCAGCCGGGATCTGCACCACGGACCTACCGAGGCAGGTCAAGTACATGATCAAGATTGCCCCACGACTG AACCATTTGGGCTGCAGACTTTACACGCAGACCGCAACAGACTTCCAG CAGAATTGCATCGTCTCCACCCTCAAGTGTTTCTCTGCAGAGATGGATGTCCTTATAAATGAGTGGAAGCTTGCAAATGTGAAAATCCCACAGAAAAAGACATTGGTCAGCGGACTCAAAAGACTAGCAGACAGGTTCAGCCTGGCAAAGAATACG ACCACGTCAGAGTGCCGTCAGTGTGAACGGCTCCAGCAGAAAGACGCAGAAGAGTTCCTCAGAGAGCTTGAAGGGACTCTTGAGAAGATCAACAGCGCCCCATGTCCCCCAGAGGACAGCACCTGA
- the il15l gene encoding interleukin 15, like precursor (The RefSeq protein has 4 substitutions compared to this genomic sequence): MLGGRSALASVFLCFVCLLGPTPPAAGICTTDLPKQVKSMIKIAPRLNHLGSRLYTQTATDFQNCIVSTLKCFSAEMDVLINEWKLANVKIPQKKTLVSGLKRLADRFSLAKNTTTSECRQCERLQQKDAEEFLRELEGTLEKINSAPCPPEDSS, from the exons ATGCTGGGAGGGAGGTCCGCTCTGGcgagtgtgtttctgtgttttgtgtgtctccttggCCCGACGCCACCGGCAGCCGGGATCTGCACCACGGACCTACCGAGGCAGGTCAAGTACATGATCAAGATTGCCCCACGACTG AACCATTTGGGCTGCAGACTTTACACGCAGACCGCAACAGACTTCCAG AATTGCATCGTCTCCACCCTCAAGTGTTTCTCTGCAGAGATGGATGTCCTTATAAATGAGTGGAAGCTTGCAAATGTGAAAATCCCACAGAAAAAGACATTGGTCAGCGGACTCAAAAGACTAGCAGACAGGTTCAGCCTGGCAAAGAATACG ACCACGTCAGAGTGCCGTCAGTGTGAACGGCTCCAGCAGAAAGACGCAGAAGAGTTCCTCAGAGAGCTTGAAGGGACTCTTGAGAAGATCAACAGCGCCCCATGTCCCCCAGAGGACAGCACCTGA
- the triap1 gene encoding TP53-regulated inhibitor of apoptosis 1 — MNSVGEACTDLKRDYDQCFNRWFAEKFLKGDRSGDPCGETFRKYQRCVQKAIQEKDIPIDGVDFMGPNKDKPES, encoded by the coding sequence ATGAACAGCGTCGGGGAGGCCTGCACCGACCTCAAGCGGGACTACGACCAATGCTTCAACCGCTGGTTCGCGGAGAAGTTCCTGAAGGGCGACCGGAGCGGCGACCCGTGCGGCGAGACCTTCCGGAAGTACCAGCGGTGCGTGCAGAAGGCCATCCAGGAGAAGGACATCCCGATCGACGGGGTGGACTTCATGGGCCCCAACAAGGACAAGCCCGAGAGCTGA
- the supt5h gene encoding transcription elongation factor SPT5, translated as MSDSEDSDFSDNQSGGSSDGEAEEVNEEETGSPVGSDKVAEEEGEDLEDEEEYDEEEDEDDDDRPRKKPRHGGFILDEADVDDEYEDEEDQWEEGAEDILEKAEEAEVSNIDHVVMDEDNSGSRRLQNLWRDSREEALGEYYMRKYAKSSGGEHYSGGSEELSDDITQQQLLPGVKDPNLWTVKCKIGEERATAISLMRKFIAYQFTDTPLQIKSVVAPDHVKGYIYVESYKQTHVKSAIEGIGNLRMGLWNQQMVPIKEMTDVLKVVKEVTNLKPKSWVRLKRGLYKDDIAQVDYVEPSQNTISLKMIPRIDLDRIKAKMSLKDWFAKRKKFKRPAQRLFDAEKIRSLGGEVSHDGDFMIFEGNRYSRKGFLFKSFAMSAVITDGVKPTLSELEKFEDQPEGIDLEVVTESGKEREHNLQAGDNVEVCEGELINLQGKILSVDGNKITIMPKHEDLKDPLEFPAHELRKYFRMGDHVKVIAGRYEGDTGLIVRVEENFVILFSDLTMHELKVLPRDLQLCSETASGVDAGGQHEWGELVQLDPQTVGVIVRLERETFQVLNMHGKVMTVRHQAVNRRKDNRFAVALDSEQNNIHVKDIVKVIDGPHSGREGEIRHLFRGFAFLHCKKLVENGGMFVCKTRHLVLAGGSKPRDVTNFTVGGFAPMSPRISSPMHHGGGSSPQRGGGGGGGGGGAGGGGGGGMGRGRGRRDNELIGQTVRISQGPYKGYIGVVKDATESTARVELHSTCQTISVDRQRLTTMGAKRHSGMTSTHGRTPMYGSQTPMYGTGSRTPMYGSQTPIHEAGSRTPHYGSQTPLHDGSRTPGQSGAWDPSNPNTPSRNEEEYDFGYDDEPSPSPQGYGGTPNPQTPGYPEVPSPQVNPQYNPQTPGTPAMYNTEQYSPYAAPSPQGSYQPSPSPQSYHQVAPSPVGYQNTHSPASYHPTPSPMAYQASPSPSPVGYSPMTPGAPSPGGYNPHTPGSNIEQGGSDWVTPDILVRVKDSFMDLMGQTGAIRSVTGGMCSVFMQESEKVVSISSDHLEPITPTKNNKVKVILGEDREATGILLSIDGDDGIVRMELDDQLKILNLRFLGRLEH; from the exons ATGTCTGACAGCGAGGACAGTGACTTCTCCGACAACCAGAGCGGGGGCAGCAGCGACGGAGAGGCCGAGGAGGTGAATGAG GAGGAGACGGGGAGCCCCGTGGGCAGCGACAAGgtagcagaggaggagggggaggacctggaggatgaggaggagtacgacgaggaggaggacgaggacgatgaCGACCGTCCCAGGAAGAAGCCGAGACACGGGGGGTTCATCCTAGACGAAGCCG ATGTGGACGACGAGTACGAGGATGAGGAAGATCAGTGGGAGGAAGGTGCTGAAGACATTCTGGAGAAAG CAGAAGAGGCTGAAG TGTCAAACATTGACCATGTGGTCATGGATGAAGACAACTCGGGATCCAGAAGGCTGCAGAACCTGTGGAG agaCTCCAGAGAGGAGGCACTGGGGGAATATTACATGAGGAAATACGCCAAATCCTCCGGAGGGGAGCA TTACTCCGGAGGATCCgaggagctctctgatgacatcacccagcagcagctccttccCGGCGTCAA GGATCCCAACCTGTGGACAGTCAAGTGCAAG ATCGGAGAGGAGAGGGCGACGGCCATCTCCCTGATGAGGAAGTTCATCGCCTACCAGTTCACCGACACG CCCCTGCAGATCAAGTCGGTGGTGGCCCCGGACCACGTCAAAGGTTACATCTACGTGGAGTCGTACAAGCAGACGCACGTGAAGTCGGCCATCGAGGGCATCGGTAACCTGAGGATGGGCCTCTGGAACCAGCAGATGGTCCCCATCAAGGAGATGACCGACGTCCTCAAGGTCGTCAAGGAGGTCACTAACCTCAAGCCCAAGTCCTGGGTCCGGCTCAAGAGAGGCCTGTACAAGGACGACATCGCTCAG GTGGACTACGTGGAGCCGAGTCAGAACACCATTTCTCTGAAGATGATCCCGCGTATTGACCTGGACCGCATCAAGGCCAAGATGAGTCTg aAAGACTGGTTTGCTAAGAGGAAGAAGTTTAAGCGACCGGCTCAGAGGTTGTTTGATGCTGAAAAGATCAG gtctctgggAGGGGAGGTCAGCCACGATGGAGACTTCATGATCTTTGAGGGGAATCGCTACAGCCGCAAAGGATTCCTCTTCAAGAGCTTCGCCATGTCGGCTGTG ATCACAGACGGAGTGAAGCCAACGCTGTCAGAGCTGGAGAAGTTTGAGGACCAGCCTGAAGGAATCGACCTGGAGGTGGTCACcgagtcag gtaAGGAGCGGGAACACAACCTGCAGGCCGGTGATAACGTGGAGGTTTGTGAGGGAGAGTTGATCAACCTGCAGGGAAAAATCCTCAGTGTGGACGGCAACAAGATCACCATCATGCCCAAGCACGAGGACCTGAag GACCCTCTGGAGTTCCCCGCTCACGAGTTGAGGAAGTACTTCCGGATGGGCGACCACGTGAAGGTGATTGCCGGGCGGTACGAGGGCGACACCGGCCTCATCGTCCGGGTGGAGGAGAACTTCGTCATCCTCTTCTCCGACCTCACCATGCATGAG ctgaAGGTCCTGCCCAGGGACCTGCAGCTGTGCTCGGAGACGGCGTCGGGCGTGGACGCCGGCGGGCAGCACGAGTGGGGCGAGCTGGTTCAGCTGGACCCGCAGACCGTGGGCGTCATCGTGCGCCTGGAGAGGGAGACGTTTCAG GTGCTCAACATGCACGGGAAGGTGATGACGGTGAGACACCAGGCAGTGAACCGCAGGAAGGACAACCGCTTCGCCGTGGCGCTGGACTCTGAGCAGAACAACATCCACGTGAAGGACATCGTGAAGGTCATCGACGGGCCGCACTCG GGCCGCGAAGGCGAGATCCGTCACCTCTTCCGAGGCTTCGCCTTCCTCCACTGCAAGAAGCTGGTGGAGAACGGAGGCATGTTCGTCTGCAAGACCCGACACCTGGTGCTGGCCGGGGGCTCGAAG CCCAGAGACGTCACCAACTTCACGGTGGGAGGATTCGCCCCAATGAGCCCTCGGATCAGCAGCCCGATGCACCACGGAGGAGGAA GCTCCccacagagggggggaggaggaggaggtggcggaggaggtgcaggaggagggggaggcggggggatgGGGCGGGGCAGAGGACGGAGAGACAACGAGCTGATTGGTCAGACGGTCCGTATCTCCCAGGGTCCCTACAAAG GATACATCGGTGTGGTGAAGGACGCCACGGAGTCCACGGCCCGAGTGGAACTGCACTCCACCTGTCAGACCATCTCCGTGGACCGTCAGCGCCTAACTACCAT gggCGCTAAGCGGCACAGCGGGATGACCTCCACCCACGGCCGTACGCCCATGTACGGCTCGCAGACGCCCATGTACGGCACGGGCTCCCGGACCCCCATGTACGGCTCCCAGACCCCGATACACGAGG CGGGAAGCCGGACGCCTCACTACGGCTCTCAGACCCCGTTGCATGATGGGAGCAGGACGCCGGGTCAGAGCGGAGCCTGGGACCCCAGTAACCCCAACACTCCTTCCAG GAACGAGGAGGAGTACGACTTCGGCTACGATGACGAGCCGTCTCCGTCCCCTCAGGGCTACGGCGGGACCCCCAACCCGCAGACCCCCGGTTACCCAGAAGTCCCCTCTCCTCAGGTCAACCCCCAGTACAACCCCCAGACGCCCGGCACGCCGGCTAT gtacaACACAGAGCAGTATTCTCCCTacgccgccccctcccctcagGGCTCCTACCAGCCCAGTCCCAGTCCTCAGAGCTACCACCAGGTGGCGCCCTCGCCAGTCGGCTACCAGAACACGCACTCCCCGGCCAGCTACCACCCGACGCCCTCCCCCATGGCCTACCAGGCTAGTCCCAGTCCCAGCCCGGTGGGCTACAGCCCCATGACGCCCGGAGCGCCCTCCCCCGGGGGCTACAACCCCCACACCCCCGGCTCCAACATCGAGCAGGGAGGCAGCGACTGGGTGACCCCCGACATCCTGGTCCGGGTGAAGGACTCCTTCATGGACCTGATGGGGCAGACCGGGGCCATCAGGAGCGTCACG ggAGGGATGTGCTCCGTCTTCATGCAGGAGTCGGAGAAGGTGGTCAGCATCAGCAGCGACCACCTGGAGCCCATCACGCCCACCAAGAACaacaag GTGAAAGTGATCCTGGGGGAGGACCGCGAGGCGACGGGCATCCTGCTGAGCATCGACGGGGACGACGGCATCGTCCGCATGGAGCTGGACGACCAGCTGAAGATCCTCAACCTGAGGTTCCTGGGACGCCTGgagcactga
- the rnaset2l gene encoding ribonuclease T2-like, which translates to MWRTALPLLVGLSPAVVFLLQLPDYTATQEGPWQDFKHGRQGLDSPGKKPFCSWKCLLFTLQWPGAFCQSLDKETLCKIPPSINNWTIHGLWPQKVGRCCSCWPMFQSDVQELDPELNQHWPSLLKTQPSFHFWKQEWEKHGVCAACVEGMNSPLRYFQISLKLRGQFDIQRLLQEAGINPSCERPYKLEEVHPVLAPHLGDKHEVQCVTGDQGREVWFQVKIPISRNLTVGCGHRGDGDPEARDSFQGHPCPPQVPFYYLPIDHQDPRRPCG; encoded by the exons ATGTGGCGCACGGCGCTGCCCCTGCTGGTCGGATTGAGTCCTGCAgttgtgtttctgctgcagcttccGGACTACACCGCCACGCAGGAAGGACCCTGGCAGGACTTCAAACATGGCCGCCAAGGCCTCGACTCTCCGGGCAAAAAGCCTTTCTGCTCCTGGAAGTGTCTGCTGTTCACCTTGCAGTGGCCCGGAGCCTTCTGTCAG TCTTTGGACAAAGAGACTCTCTGCAAGATTCCTCCGAGTATCAACAACTGGACGATCCACGGTCTTTG GCCTCAGAAGGTGGGGCGCTGCTGTAGCTGCTGGCCCATGTTTCAGTCCGACGTTCAG GAGCTGGACCCTGAGCTGAATCAACACTGGCCGTCGCTGCTAAAGACTCAACCCAGCTTCCACTTCTG GAAACAGGAGTGGGAGAAACACGGAGTGTGTGCGGCGTGTGTGGAAGGAATGAACTCACCACTCAGATACTTTCAGATCAGCCTCAAGCTACGAGGACAGTTTGACAtccagag GCTTCTGCAGGAAGCTGGAATCAATCCGTCCTGTGAGCGTCCTTATAAG CTGGAGGAGGTTCATCCGGTTTTGGCTCCACATCTGGGAGACAAACATGAGGTCCAGTGTGTCACAGGCGACCAG ggcAGAGAGGTGTGGTTCCAGGTGAAGATCCCGATCTCTCGCAACCTGACCGTCGGATGCGGTCACCGCGGCGACGGGGACCCGGAGGCCCGGGACTCCTTCCAGGGgcacccctgccccccccaggTCCCGTTCTACTACCTGCCCATCGACCACCAGGACCCGCGGCGGCCCTGCGGCTGA
- the cox7a1 gene encoding cytochrome c oxidase subunit 7A1, mitochondrial: MNPLLKVQVLAQRAFGSSARQLRNKVPEAQKLFQEDNGLPVHIKGGTADVVLYRATMALTLGGTCYSLYWLLFAAMPQRKA; the protein is encoded by the exons ATGAATCCCCTGCTG aAAGTTCAAGTTCTGGCCCAGCGAGCCTTCGGAAGCTCCGCCAGGCAGCTGAGGAACAAAGTCCCCGAGGCCCAGAAGCTCTTCCAG GAGGACAACGGGCTGCCGGTCCACATCAAGGGGGGGACTGCGGACGTGGTTCTGTACCGGGCCACCATGGCGCTGACCTTGGGAG GGACCTGCTACTCCCTGTACTGGCTGCTCTTTGCCGCGATGCCTCAGAGGAAAGCgtag